A part of Cottoperca gobio chromosome 4, fCotGob3.1, whole genome shotgun sequence genomic DNA contains:
- the barhl2 gene encoding barH-like 2 homeobox protein isoform X2 yields the protein MEASSGSSFGIDTILSSASNSGNPVLMNGDFRLGDSRTADFRSQATPSPCSEIDTVGTAPSSPISVTMEHAGDPHLVQDSLQHHHHHHNQPQSLPLSPQQQPLAGAGCAPRIATSSFLIKDILGDSKPLAACAPYSTSVSSPHHTPKPDCATAPDGFRPKLEQDENRGTKEENDREISSSRDSPPMRTKKPRKARTAFTDHQLNQLERSFERQKYLSVQDRMDLAAALNLTDTQVKTWYQNRRTKWKRQTAVGLELLAEAGNYSALQRMFPSPYFYHPSLLGTVDSTTAAAAAAAMYSSMYRTPTAPHPSLQRPLVPRVLIHGLGPGGQPALNPLSNPMIGIPHPR from the exons ATGGAAGCATCCAGCGGGTCGAGTTTTGGGATAGACACTATTTTATCCAGCGCTTCTAACTCTGGTAACCCCGTGCTAATGAACGGAGATTTTAGGCTCGGCGACAGCAGGACAGCGGATTTCAGGAGCCAGGCAACCCCATCACCATGCTCGGAGATAGACACTGTGGGAACAGCCCCCTCGTCCCCCATCTCGGTCACCATGGAGCACGCCGGCGATCCGCATCTGGTCCAGGACAGCCTTCagcatcaccaccatcaccacaaCCAGCCGCAGAGTTTGCCGCTGTCGCCTCAGCAGCAGCCGCTCGCGGGGGCCGGCTGCGCCCCAAGGATTGCCACCTCCTCGTTTTTAATCAAAGACATTTTAGGCGACAGTAAACCGCTGGCAGCCTGCGCACCTTACAGCACCAGCGTATCCTCACCGCATCACACGCCAAAACCAGACTGTGCCACGGCTCCGGACGGCTTCAGGCCCAAGTTGGAACAAGACGAAAACAGAG GGACTAAAGAGGAAAACGACCGGGAAATCTCCAGTAGCAGAGACAGTCCACCGATGCGCACGAAAAAACCTCGCAAAGCACGGACAGCCTTTACCGACCATCAGCTCAACCAGTTGGAGAGGAGCTTCGAGCGACAAAAATACCTCAGCGTGCAGGACCGCATGGACCTGGCCGCGGCTCTCAAcctgacagacacacaagtCAAGACCTGGTACCAAAACAGACG GACGAAGTGGAAGAGGCAAACTGCGGTGGGATTAGAGCTCCTGGCTGAAGCAGGAAACTACTCGGCCTTACAGAGAATGTTCCCGTCGCCCTATTTCTACCACCCGAGCCTGCTGGGCACCGTGGACAGCACGACGGCAGCCGCGGCGGCCGCAGCCATGTACAGCAGTATGTACCGGACTCCTACCGCGCCGCATCCCAGCCTCCAGAGACCTCTTGTCCCGAGGGTGCTCATTCATGGCCTTGGGCCGGGGGGGCAACCGGCACTAAACCCCCTGTCTAACCCCATGATCGGCATACCGCATCCACGATAA
- the barhl2 gene encoding barH-like 2 homeobox protein isoform X1: MEASSGSSFGIDTILSSASNSGNPVLMNGDFRLGDSRTADFRSQATPSPCSEIDTVGTAPSSPISVTMEHAGDPHLVQDSLQHHHHHHNQPQSLPLSPQQQPLAGAGCAPRIATSSFLIKDILGDSKPLAACAPYSTSVSSPHHTPKPDCATAPDGFRPKLEQDENRGKLDKRDDIQSEIKCNGTKEENDREISSSRDSPPMRTKKPRKARTAFTDHQLNQLERSFERQKYLSVQDRMDLAAALNLTDTQVKTWYQNRRTKWKRQTAVGLELLAEAGNYSALQRMFPSPYFYHPSLLGTVDSTTAAAAAAAMYSSMYRTPTAPHPSLQRPLVPRVLIHGLGPGGQPALNPLSNPMIGIPHPR, translated from the exons ATGGAAGCATCCAGCGGGTCGAGTTTTGGGATAGACACTATTTTATCCAGCGCTTCTAACTCTGGTAACCCCGTGCTAATGAACGGAGATTTTAGGCTCGGCGACAGCAGGACAGCGGATTTCAGGAGCCAGGCAACCCCATCACCATGCTCGGAGATAGACACTGTGGGAACAGCCCCCTCGTCCCCCATCTCGGTCACCATGGAGCACGCCGGCGATCCGCATCTGGTCCAGGACAGCCTTCagcatcaccaccatcaccacaaCCAGCCGCAGAGTTTGCCGCTGTCGCCTCAGCAGCAGCCGCTCGCGGGGGCCGGCTGCGCCCCAAGGATTGCCACCTCCTCGTTTTTAATCAAAGACATTTTAGGCGACAGTAAACCGCTGGCAGCCTGCGCACCTTACAGCACCAGCGTATCCTCACCGCATCACACGCCAAAACCAGACTGTGCCACGGCTCCGGACGGCTTCAGGCCCAAGTTGGAACAAGACGAAAACAGAGGCAAGTTGGACAAAAGAGACGACattcaaagtgaaataaaatgcaacg GGACTAAAGAGGAAAACGACCGGGAAATCTCCAGTAGCAGAGACAGTCCACCGATGCGCACGAAAAAACCTCGCAAAGCACGGACAGCCTTTACCGACCATCAGCTCAACCAGTTGGAGAGGAGCTTCGAGCGACAAAAATACCTCAGCGTGCAGGACCGCATGGACCTGGCCGCGGCTCTCAAcctgacagacacacaagtCAAGACCTGGTACCAAAACAGACG GACGAAGTGGAAGAGGCAAACTGCGGTGGGATTAGAGCTCCTGGCTGAAGCAGGAAACTACTCGGCCTTACAGAGAATGTTCCCGTCGCCCTATTTCTACCACCCGAGCCTGCTGGGCACCGTGGACAGCACGACGGCAGCCGCGGCGGCCGCAGCCATGTACAGCAGTATGTACCGGACTCCTACCGCGCCGCATCCCAGCCTCCAGAGACCTCTTGTCCCGAGGGTGCTCATTCATGGCCTTGGGCCGGGGGGGCAACCGGCACTAAACCCCCTGTCTAACCCCATGATCGGCATACCGCATCCACGATAA